The region GAGGATCGGGTTCTTCTTGTGCGGCATCGCGCTCGAGCCCTTCTGCCCGCCCGAGAACGCCTCGCCCGCCTCGCCCACCTCCGTGCGCTGCCAGTGGCGCACCTGCAGGGCCATGCGCTCGACCGTCGCCGCGAGCAAGGCGAGCGCGCTGAAGAACTCGGCGTGCCGATCGCGCGGCACCACCTGCGTTGCGCACGGCTCGGGTCGCAGACCCAGGGTCGCCAGCGCCGCGCGCTCCACCTGCGGATCCAGGTTGCCGTACACGCCGACCGCCCCCGCCACCTTGCCCACCGCGATCTGTTCCACCGCGTGACGCAGCCGCTCGCGCTGCCGTTCGAGCTCGGCGAAGAATCCGAGGAAGACCAGGCCCAAGGAGGTCGGTTCGGCGTGGATGCCATGCGTCCGCCCGACCACCGGCAAGCTCTTGAAGTCCATCGCCCGCCGCCTGACGACGGTGGTGAGCGCGTCGAGGGCCTCCAGGATCATCTCACCTGCCGTGCGGAGCTGGATGGCGAAGGCCGAGTCCAGCACGTCCGAGGAGGTCATTCCCAGGTGGAGCCAGCGCGCGGGCTCCCCCACCTGCTCCTCGACGTGCGTGAGGAACGCGATCACGTCGTGCCGCACCCGCTCCTCGAGAGCGACGATGCGCGCGGCATCGACTCGCACCCGCTCGCGCACCGACGCCGACGTGCCGCGCGGTACGAGCTCGCGGGCTTCCATGGCCTCGCACACCGCGAGCTCCACCTCGAGCCAGGTCTCGTAGCGCCGCTGGTCGCTCCACAGCGCGCGCAGCTCCGGACGGCTGTACCGATCGAGCATGGCTACTCCCAGTCGGGATCGCCGCAGCAGCGGTATCCCGTATTCGGCCCGCCTTTGCCCTTCGCGGCGCAGCTGGCGGCCTCGTCCCGGCTCGTGAAGTCTCCCCCCATCGCCACCCCCTCCTCGACCCACTCCGAGACGTTACCGCTCAGGTCGTAGACCTGATGGGCCGAGCGGCAAGAAGGTCGCCCGCCCGCGAGGCCCGGCTTGTCCATCCCGGTGCTGCAGCGCCGCTTATCGAAGGTCTCCCCGTACGGGAAGCGTCCACCGCAGGCGCGGGTCCACTCCGCCATGCTGCAGAGCCTCAGGCCTCGGGCGCGACACGCCGCCCGCGAGGCCGCCACCGTGACGCTCCGCAGCGGTGGCGCCCCCCGCCCGGGGGCCTCGAAACGATCGATGCAGTAGCCGTCCGAGGCGCCTCGCGCCACGTAGGCCATCCCGGCGTAGCACCGACCGCGGTCCGCCTTTCCACTGCCTTCGGACGGCGTGCGAGCGGTGCGGGCTGCGGCCCGGGACGGATCGTCGCTCCCTCCGAGCCGATCGTCCCGCTCGCGCCCCTCGGGCTCCGCGGCGCCTACCGAGCCACCGTCTCCGCGCCGGAGCGTGACGCGCGTATGGGATCCGCCAGCGTCGGACGCACGCCCGGGCATTCCACGATCCGGCGCCGTCGCCCCGAGCCCCCGGGCCGAGACGGTAGGCGTCACCGGCGACGCGTCGGCCTGCTGTCGCCGGAGAGCCTGCTGCTTTCGTTCGAGCTCCTCTCGCTTCTCCGCCTCGCGCTGACCGTGCACGTAGACGATCGTCGCCACGGTGCCCGCCCCCAGAGCCACCATCGCGCCGACGAAGGCCGGCAACGCCCACCGTCGAACGGGCGCAGCACGTCGCGGGACCGCAAGCGTCACCTCTCGCGGGGCGAGCGGCACGGGAACGGCATCCCGATGCAGCACCTCCGGCGCGACCGCGGGGCTCGCCCCGAGAGGCGACGGCACCCCGCCCACACCGGGGGACGAACTCGCCGCCCCCATAGCCCCCGCCTCCGCCCCGCGTCCGGCGAGCTCGGCGAGGGGCGCCGGCATCTCGCCGCTGCCCCCTATCCCTTCGATGACCCCGGCCGCGTCCACCAGGGGCCGCCCGTCCTTCGTCCGCCCGAAGGCTTGCAGCGCCTCTCGCGCGCGTGCCTCCCGGTGGGCCCGCCGCCCGCCACCGGCCGCGTCCAGGTGCGGCAGCTCCGGATCCTGGGCCGGCGCGGCGGAGGCGGCGTTCGCCGCGGCCCCTCGTCCCACCTCGCCGCTCACCGCCATCCGCTGCCGCTGCTCCATCGACGGCCCACGCTCGCTCTCGGGCGCCGCAGCGTCCTCGTCGGCGCCGAGGATCATGTCCATGTGGATCTGTTGCGTCCCCTCGGTCGGCGCGGAGGCCGCCTCCGGGAGCTCCTTCTCGGGGATCGTCGGCCCGCTCTCCGCTGCAAGCAGCGGCGAGAGCACCGCAGCCCGGGGCACGGTCAGGTCCCGGTCAGCGGCCCTGCCCGACTCGGGGTCCCCTCGATCGCCGGCTTCCGCCGCGCGGCGCGCGCTGGCCTCTTCGAACTCGAGCTCGTCCAGCTTGAGCTGGTGCGTGGCCTGCGAATGCTCCTTCCTCGGCGCATCGGCGACCTCGACGCCCTCGTCGTCGGATTGCCCCGCAGAGACGCCGCCCAGCCCCTCCTCCGCCTCGTCGACCTCGAGCTCCTCCAGCTTGAGCTGGTGCGTGGCCTGCGAGTGCTCCTTCGCCCGAGGCGCGGCGTGCGGGTCGGAATTCTCCAGCGGCGCTGCGTGCTCCCCCGTCCCTCCGCCGAGCAGCGCCGACCATTCTCCCTCGGCAGCGGCCATCAGCGCCGGGTCGGAGGCGGTCCCGCCGCGCAGAGTCGTCGGCGCCTCGCCGTGGGAGCTGCCCTCCCGCGGCCCGCGAGCCGGCCGAGGCTCGACAGCGGTCGCCTCCGGCCGAGGGACGCGCATCATGTTCTGGACCGCCGTCGGCCCGTCGAGAGGCGCGCGCTGCGTCTTCTTCACCGCCGTCCGCTCCTCGAGCTCCTCGCGGGCGGGCGGAGCCTCTCCGCCCTTCATCGCCTGCACGACCGCCTCTCCCAGCTCGCCCGCGTGCGCATACCGCTCGTGCGGCTGCGCCGCCAGGGCGCGCCGCAGGACCGTCTCGAGGCCCTTCCGCAGCGTCAGGTCCGCCTCGTCCAGCAGGACTGCCTGCCCTCGGAAGAGCTGTCCCGTGAGCAGCTCGAGCAAGATCGCCCCGGCGGAATAGACGTCCGCGCGAGCGTCGGGGCTCTGCCCGTTGCGTACCTCGGGGGCGTGGTAGAGGAACACGTCCCCCGCCGAGCGCTGGGCCGCGAGGTAGGCCTCCTGCGGCAGCGCGAGCGGCAACGCGAAGTCGGTGATCTTCAGAACATCCGGCAGGATGATCACGTTGTCCGGCTTGAGGCCCCCGTGAACCACCAGGCTGCACGTCTCACCGAGCGCCCGGCAGAGCTGCGTTGCGATCGGCTCCACCTCGGCCAGCGAGAACCTCTGGCCCTTCGTCCGGCGCAGCTCCACGATCTTGCGCAGGCTGAGCCCTTCGAGGAACTGCGTGACGAAGAAGCACCGGTCGCCGTCGCGATCCACGTCGAAGTAGCGCACCGCGTTCGGATGGACCATCTCGCGCAGGCGGCCGATGGTGGTCAGGAACGCGGCGCGCGACCCCTCGTCGGGCAGGAACTCCGCATCCACGAGCTTGAGGGCGACGTCGACCTCGAGCTCCTGGTCGAACGCCTTGTAGACCGTTCCGAGCGGCCCCGGCCCGACGACGTCCACGACCTCGTAGCGCTCGCGCACCACGGCGCCCACCCCGTAAACGGTGGCCCGCGCGGCGTGTCGGCCGGTCTTGCGCAGTTTGCGCTGGAGCTCTGTGAACCGCTCGGTGTCGTCGCGGCGCGACGCCGTCAGGTCCTGGCCGCAGTTGGCGCAGGACTCGGCACGTTCGCCGACCGGACTGCCGCATCGAAAGCACAGCATCGCGACGTCTTCCTGCCGACGGCGTGCGGCCGAGCCCACACCTCGGTCACCCGGTGTGCCCGAAGCCTCCCGAGCCGCGCACCGTGTCCGTCAACTCCTCGACCTCCACTACCACCACGCGCGTCACGGGGGCCACCACGAGCTGTGCGATGCGCATCCCGGGCTCGATGCACACCGCGCTCTTCCCGAGATTCACGAGCGCGACCAAGACCTCGCCCCGGTAGTCCTCGTCGATCGTGCCGGGCGCATTGACCACCGTCAGCCCGAACCGCACGGCCAGGCCCGAACGCGGCCGCACCTGCCCCTCGTGCCCCGGCGGAAGCTCGAGCGCCAGCCCCGTCGGAACCACCTCCGTCGCGCCGGGCTGCACCGTCACGGGCCCATCGATCGCCGCCGAGAGGTCCATACCGGCGGCGCCCGCACTCATGTAGCGCGGCATCACCGCCGACGGTCGCAAGCGCCTCACCCGCATGGTGCGTCCCCGCTCGGGCATGACGCGGCCCTAGACCATGCTCCGGACGTCTTCCGGCGCGGCGTTCAGGGCTTCCTTGCGGCTCAGGCGGATCTTGCCCTCGCGATCGATGTTGATCACCTTCACCACGACCTCGTCACCTTCGTGCAGCACATCTTCCACTCGGTTGACGCGCTTGTGGTCGAGCTCGCTGATGTGCACTAGCCCGTCGGTCCCGGGCAGGATCTCCACGAACGCCCCGAACTCGGCGATGCGCCGCACGCGGCCGCGATAGAAGGCGCCGATCTCGGCCTCTGCCGTCAGCCCCTCGATGAGGTCCATCGCCTTGCGCGCGCTGGTCTCGTCGGCCGAGGCGATGTTCACCGTCCCGTCGTCGGAGACGTCGATCTCGGCGCCCGTCTCCTCCTGGATCGCGCGGATCGTCTTGCCTCCGGGGCCGATGATGTCCCGGATGCGATCCGGCTTGATCCGCACGGTGAGGATGCGCGGCGCGTTGCGCGACAGCGACGCCCGCGGGGCGTCCAAGGCCTCGGCCATCTTGTCCAGGATGTGCAGGCGTCCCTCGCGCGCCTGGGCGAGCGCCTCGGCGAGCACCTCTCGGGGCAGACCCTCCAGCTTGATGTCCATCTGGATGGCGCAGATCCCCTCGCGCGTGCCAGTCACCTTGAAGTCCATGTCGCCCAGGTGGTCTTCGTCGCCCAGGATGTCGCTCAGGACCCGGAACTGGTCCCCCTCGTTGATGAGCCCCATCGCGATGCCGGCCACCGGCGCCTTCACCGGCACGCCAGCGTCCATCAGCGCAAGGCTGCCGCCGCAGACCGACGCCATCGACGAGGAGCCGTTGCTCTCCATGATCTCGCTCACCACGCGCAGCACGTACGGGAAGTCCGCGCCGTCCGGGAGCACCTGCATGAGCGAGCGTTCCGCCAGGTTGCCGTGGCCGATCTCGCGCCGCCCGGGAGAGCCGAAGCGCTTCACCTCGCCGGTGGAGAAGGACGGGAAGTTGTAGTGCAGCAGGAAGCGCTTGGAGTGATCGCCCATCACCGACTCGATCCGCTGATCGGAGCGACCGGTGGCCAACGTCGCCGTGGCGAGCGCCTGCGTCTCCCCGCGCGTGAAGAGAGCGGAGCCGTGCGTCCGCGGGAGCAGTCCGACCTCGCAAGAGATGGCGCGGATGTCGCGCAGTCCGCGCCCGTCGAGACGAACCCGGTCGTTGATCGCCATCCGGCGCACGTACCGCCGCTTGGCCTCGTCGAAGGCTTCCTTCACCTCGTCGATCCGCTCGACGTACGCCTCGCCGAGCTGGCCGAGGAGCCACTCGCGCGATTCCTTCACGGCCTTCGACCGAGCCTGCTTCTCGCGCACCGCGATCGCCTGCGCGAGCCGCGACCCGACGAGGTCGGCCACCATCGCCACGAGCCCCTCGTCGGCCACCTCGGCGGTGAAGGGGCGCTTCTCGCGTCCCACGGCCGCCCGCAACCGCTCCTGCAGCTCGAGGATCGGACGCGCCTGCTCCTGCGCGAAGAGGAGCGCCTCGACCAGGTCCCCTTCGGAAACGAACCGGCAGGAGCCCTCCACCATGACGAGCGCCTCGAAGCTGCAGGCCACAACGACGTTGATGTCGCCCGCCTCCTGCTGCGCCTGCGTCGGATTCGCCACGAGCTGGCCGTTCACCCGCCCAACGCGGATGCCGGCGATCGGCCCCGCCCAGGGGATGTCCGAGATGGTCAGCGCCGCCGAGGAGCCGGTGATCGCCAGAACGTCCGCCGGGTTCTCGCGGTCCGAAGAGAGGACCATCGCGATGACCTGCGTCTCACAGCGCCACCCGTCGGGGAAGAGCGGCCGGATGGGCCGGTCGATCAGCCGGCACGAAAGGATCTCGTGCACCGCGGGGCGCCCCTCCCGTCGGAAGTAGCTCCCCGGGATGCGCCCCGCCGCGTACATGCGTTCGGTGTACTCGACGGTCAGCGGCAAGAAGTCCACGGGCTTGGAGCTCTTGTCGGCCACCGTGGTGACCAGCACGACCGTGTCCCCGTAGCGCACGAGCACGGAGCCGTCGGCCTGCTTCGCAATCTTGCCCGTCTCGATGGAGAGCTCCCGCCCGCCGATCTGAACGCTTTCTCGAATGAACATACGTCTCCCTCTCTTGGGGGGCTCAATGGCCCCCGGCGGCGGATCGCCAGCCGACGCAGCTCGCGGCGCCACGTAGACGCCCCGGAGCCGCGGGCCACGCGGGCTTCGCGATCGACCGAGTCAGGAGTGGATCAGGGCAGGATTAGTCCTTGGCCACAGCTCCCGCGCACGGGAGCTCCGGTCAAAAACTAAGGCCTTGCTCTGTCCACTCTCGAGGCCGTCTCTACCGAGACGAACCCCGTGTCTGCCGCGGGACCTCTTCAGGCCCCGCGGCCACGTTACTTGCGGATGCCGAGGTCGCCGATCACCTTGCGGTAGCGATCGGCATCCTTGTCCTTCAGGTAGTCCAGCAGCCGACGCCGCTTCCCCACCAGCTTGAGCAGGCCGCGCCGCGAGTGATGATCCTTCGCGTGGGTCTTGAAGTGCTCGGTCAGGTGGTTGATGCGCTCGGTCAGGAGGGCTACCTGCACCTCCGGCGAACCGGTGTCTTTTTCGTGGGCGCGGTACTTCTCGATCACGCCCTTCTTCAGTTCCGTTGCCAGTCCCATGGCCAACTCCTTGCCGCGCCAGCAGATCTCTCCACTCGGCGGGTGTATTTGGGCGCCATCGTGGGCCAAGAGGCCCCAGTTGTCAATGGCTTCCTGCGTGCGTGCGCGCCTCGGCCGCCTCGCTGGGCGACGGCCGAAAGACCCGCTGCGGCCAGAGCCCCTCTCCTCGGAAGACGCCGAGAGCTACGAGCTCTCCACCGAGTCTGACCCGCACGAGGCCTGGCTGCGGCTCGGCGGCGACCGGTTGGCCGTGCCGCAGCTTATCCGCCGCCTCGGGCGTCACCTCCACGGCCGGCAGGGCCGAGAGCGCCTCGTCCATGCTCACCCAGGGGAGCTCGCCGCGTCGGTGCCGTTCGGCGAGCCCCTCGAGGGGGACCGCGCGCGACAGGTCGAACCCGCCGCTCCGGACGCGCCGCAGCTCCGCCACCGAGGCGCCGCACCCGAGGGCGCGGCCGAGCTCATCCACCAACACGCGCACGTAGGTTCCCTTGCTGCACGCGAGCTCCACCTCGAAGCGCGGCAGCTCGAATCGCCGCAGCTCGAGGCGCAGGACCTGGACCGGCCGTGCGGCGGGCGACACCTCCTCTCCCCGCCGCGCCCGGGCGTGCGCCCGCTCGCCGTCCACGCGCACGGCCGAGAAGGCGGGAGGCGCCTGGAGCAGCGTCCCGACCCACCTGGGGAGCAGCGCGACGAGCTGCTCCTCGGTCACTCCCGTCGGGTCACCGCGCTCGACTACCTCGCCGTCGGTGTCCAGGGTGTTGGTGCGCACGCCGAGCAGGCCGGTGGCCCGGTATTCCTTCTCCTCTCCGAGGAGCAGTCCGGCGATCTTCGTCGCCTCGCCCACACAGACGGGCAGAACTCCCGTAGCGAGCGGGTCCAGCGTCCCCGTGTGTCCAGCCTTCGGTGCGCCGAGCGCCCGACGCACGGCCGCCACGACCTCGAAGGAGGTCATCCCGCGCGGCTTGTCGACCACCAGGACCCCGTCCACAGGGCTCTCCCGCCGCGCGCGCCTCACGATGCGGACCGCTACGCAATCCCGCCGCCGCCGTTGCCCCCGCCGTTGCGCGGTAGCAGCCCGGCGTCGCGGCAGTACTGCCCGACGGCCTCGAAGACCTGCGCGCGCACCTCGCCCATTCCGAGCGGAAGGGTGCACCCGGCGGCGTTCCGATGCCCCCCGCCGCCGAACTGCTGCGCGATCTCCGAGACGTCGACGGTCCCGCGCGACCGCATGCTCACCCGCACCCCGCCCGGGTCCG is a window of Deltaproteobacteria bacterium DNA encoding:
- a CDS encoding adenylosuccinate lyase translates to MLDRYSRPELRALWSDQRRYETWLEVELAVCEAMEARELVPRGTSASVRERVRVDAARIVALEERVRHDVIAFLTHVEEQVGEPARWLHLGMTSSDVLDSAFAIQLRTAGEMILEALDALTTVVRRRAMDFKSLPVVGRTHGIHAEPTSLGLVFLGFFAELERQRERLRHAVEQIAVGKVAGAVGVYGNLDPQVERAALATLGLRPEPCATQVVPRDRHAEFFSALALLAATVERMALQVRHWQRTEVGEAGEAFSGGQKGSSAMPHKKNPILSENLCGLARLVRSYAGAALENVALWHERDISHSSVERAIGPDATTIVHFMLHRATGLFDGLDVNVERVERNLQQTGGLIFSEAVLLALVNKGLARQAAYELVQAQAMAAQAGRGEFLDLLIADPGVRAWLTAEEVASCFDLRHHLRHVETIYQRVLEKESAP
- the rpsO gene encoding 30S ribosomal protein S15; translation: MGLATELKKGVIEKYRAHEKDTGSPEVQVALLTERINHLTEHFKTHAKDHHSRRGLLKLVGKRRRLLDYLKDKDADRYRKVIGDLGIRK
- the truB gene encoding tRNA pseudouridine(55) synthase TruB, with translation MTSFEVVAAVRRALGAPKAGHTGTLDPLATGVLPVCVGEATKIAGLLLGEEKEYRATGLLGVRTNTLDTDGEVVERGDPTGVTEEQLVALLPRWVGTLLQAPPAFSAVRVDGERAHARARRGEEVSPAARPVQVLRLELRRFELPRFEVELACSKGTYVRVLVDELGRALGCGASVAELRRVRSGGFDLSRAVPLEGLAERHRRGELPWVSMDEALSALPAVEVTPEAADKLRHGQPVAAEPQPGLVRVRLGGELVALGVFRGEGLWPQRVFRPSPSEAAEARTHAGSH
- the pnp gene encoding polyribonucleotide nucleotidyltransferase, whose amino-acid sequence is MFIRESVQIGGRELSIETGKIAKQADGSVLVRYGDTVVLVTTVADKSSKPVDFLPLTVEYTERMYAAGRIPGSYFRREGRPAVHEILSCRLIDRPIRPLFPDGWRCETQVIAMVLSSDRENPADVLAITGSSAALTISDIPWAGPIAGIRVGRVNGQLVANPTQAQQEAGDINVVVACSFEALVMVEGSCRFVSEGDLVEALLFAQEQARPILELQERLRAAVGREKRPFTAEVADEGLVAMVADLVGSRLAQAIAVREKQARSKAVKESREWLLGQLGEAYVERIDEVKEAFDEAKRRYVRRMAINDRVRLDGRGLRDIRAISCEVGLLPRTHGSALFTRGETQALATATLATGRSDQRIESVMGDHSKRFLLHYNFPSFSTGEVKRFGSPGRREIGHGNLAERSLMQVLPDGADFPYVLRVVSEIMESNGSSSMASVCGGSLALMDAGVPVKAPVAGIAMGLINEGDQFRVLSDILGDEDHLGDMDFKVTGTREGICAIQMDIKLEGLPREVLAEALAQAREGRLHILDKMAEALDAPRASLSRNAPRILTVRIKPDRIRDIIGPGGKTIRAIQEETGAEIDVSDDGTVNIASADETSARKAMDLIEGLTAEAEIGAFYRGRVRRIAEFGAFVEILPGTDGLVHISELDHKRVNRVEDVLHEGDEVVVKVINIDREGKIRLSRKEALNAAPEDVRSMV
- the dut gene encoding dUTP diphosphatase codes for the protein MPERGRTMRVRRLRPSAVMPRYMSAGAAGMDLSAAIDGPVTVQPGATEVVPTGLALELPPGHEGQVRPRSGLAVRFGLTVVNAPGTIDEDYRGEVLVALVNLGKSAVCIEPGMRIAQLVVAPVTRVVVVEVEELTDTVRGSGGFGHTG
- a CDS encoding protein kinase, giving the protein MLCFRCGSPVGERAESCANCGQDLTASRRDDTERFTELQRKLRKTGRHAARATVYGVGAVVRERYEVVDVVGPGPLGTVYKAFDQELEVDVALKLVDAEFLPDEGSRAAFLTTIGRLREMVHPNAVRYFDVDRDGDRCFFVTQFLEGLSLRKIVELRRTKGQRFSLAEVEPIATQLCRALGETCSLVVHGGLKPDNVIILPDVLKITDFALPLALPQEAYLAAQRSAGDVFLYHAPEVRNGQSPDARADVYSAGAILLELLTGQLFRGQAVLLDEADLTLRKGLETVLRRALAAQPHERYAHAGELGEAVVQAMKGGEAPPAREELEERTAVKKTQRAPLDGPTAVQNMMRVPRPEATAVEPRPARGPREGSSHGEAPTTLRGGTASDPALMAAAEGEWSALLGGGTGEHAAPLENSDPHAAPRAKEHSQATHQLKLEELEVDEAEEGLGGVSAGQSDDEGVEVADAPRKEHSQATHQLKLDELEFEEASARRAAEAGDRGDPESGRAADRDLTVPRAAVLSPLLAAESGPTIPEKELPEAASAPTEGTQQIHMDMILGADEDAAAPESERGPSMEQRQRMAVSGEVGRGAAANAASAAPAQDPELPHLDAAGGGRRAHREARAREALQAFGRTKDGRPLVDAAGVIEGIGGSGEMPAPLAELAGRGAEAGAMGAASSSPGVGGVPSPLGASPAVAPEVLHRDAVPVPLAPREVTLAVPRRAAPVRRWALPAFVGAMVALGAGTVATIVYVHGQREAEKREELERKQQALRRQQADASPVTPTVSARGLGATAPDRGMPGRASDAGGSHTRVTLRRGDGGSVGAAEPEGRERDDRLGGSDDPSRAAARTARTPSEGSGKADRGRCYAGMAYVARGASDGYCIDRFEAPGRGAPPLRSVTVAASRAACRARGLRLCSMAEWTRACGGRFPYGETFDKRRCSTGMDKPGLAGGRPSCRSAHQVYDLSGNVSEWVEEGVAMGGDFTSRDEAASCAAKGKGGPNTGYRCCGDPDWE